Sequence from the Curtobacterium sp. MCLR17_007 genome:
GACGGTGGCCGGAGCGGCAGGACCGGTGGCGGGGTGCTGCAGGGTGCTCATCGGTTCTCCTGACGGGTGCCGCGGACCTGCACGACGTAGGCGATCACGGCGGTGATCACGCCCATGACGATCGCGACGGTGGCGGAGTAGTTGAACTGCTGGCCGCTGAAGGACAGCGAGTAGGCGTACATGTTCGGCGTGAACGAGCTGCCGATGACGTTCGGGGCGAGGGTCTTCAGCAGGTTCGGCTCGTTGAAGAGCTGGAAGCTGCCGATGATCGAGAAGATCGTGGCGATGACCATCGGGCCGCGGAGCGCGGGGAGCTTGATCGAGAACACCGTGCGCATCGGGCCGGCGCCGTCGAGCTCGGCTGCCTCGTACAGCTCGCCGGGGACGGTGCGGAGCGCCGCGTAGAAGATCAGCATGTTGTAGCCGAGGAACTCCCACGTGACGACGTTGCCGATCGAGGTGAGCACCCACGTGGGGCTGAACGGCTGCAGCAGGTCGATGCCCATCGCGTCGTTCGCCGCCCCGGTCAGGCCGAACTGGTTGCCGTAGATGAAGCCCCAGATGAGGGCCGCGACGACGCCCGGGACCGCGTAGGGCAGGAACACCGCGATGCGGAAGAAGCCCGTTCCCCACAGGCGGGCACTGTCGAGCGCCAGCGCGGCGACGAGCGCCAGGCCGAGCATGATCGGCACCTGGACGACGAGGAAGACCGCGACCCGGCCGAACCCCGTCCAGAACTGCGAGTCCTGGAACAGCTGCACGTAGTTGGCGACCCAGACGAACTGGTTGCCGCCGACGAGCTGGTCGCGGAACAGGCTGAGCCAGAGCGCGTACCCGATCGGGACGATGAGCATGAGGACCAGGACGGCGACGAACGGCCCGACGAACAGCCAGCCGGTGTACCGGCCGCGGGGCTTCGGCCGCCGTCGCGGAGGCGATTCCGGCGAGGCCGCCGGTGCCGTGCGCGCTGCGAGCGTGCTCATGGGACTCCTTCGTCTGCAGCGTTCTGTGTTGCCGATGTTGACGTCAACATCGAACGAGCCGACGATAGCATGGCAACGTCAACATGCGTTACCGTCCGGGGAGGCCGTTCGGGATCCCGCACGGTTGCCGCAGGTGTCGAGAGGGATCATCGTGACGACGGAGCTGTCGCCCGGAGCAAAGCGCTCCCCCTCGATGGCCGAGGTCGCCGACGCCGCCGGGGTCTCGATGCAGACGGTCTCCCGCGTCGCCCGCGGCTTCGACAACGTCAGCCCCGACACCCGACTCCGCGTCCAGGCGGTGATGACCTCGCTGGGCTACCGGCCGAACCGTGCCGCGCGTGCCCTGCGCTCAGGGCGGTTCCGCACGATCGGCGTGATCATGTTCACGCTGGCGTCATTCGGCAACATGCGCACGCTCGAGGCCATCGCCGACGCCGCGGGCGCCGCCGACTTCACGATCACCCTGCTGCCCATGGCATCCCGCACCGGCGAAGGGGTGCGGTCGGCGTTCTCCCGCCTGCACGAACAGGCCGTCGACGGGGTCATCATCATCATCGAGTCGCACGTCATCGACACCGCCGAGGTCGCCCTGCCCGACGGCGTCCCGGTCGTGGTCGTCGACTCCACCGGCACGACGGACCACCCGGCGATCGACACCGACCAGACCCAGGGCGCCCGGCTCGCGACGCAGCACCTGCTCGACCTGGGTCACGACACCGTCTGGCACGTCGCCGGCCCCTCGTCGTCGTACTCGGCAGCACGCCGGCTCGCCGCGTGGCAGTCGACGCTCGAACGGGCCGGACGCACGGTGCCACCCGTGTTCCGCGGCGACTGGAACACCTCGTCCGGCTACCGCGCCGGGCTCGAGATCGCGGAACGGCCGGAGATCACCGCCGTGTTCGCCGCGAACGACCAGACGGCGCTCGGGATCCTGCGGGCGTGCCACGAGCTCGGGCGCGCGGTCCCGTCGTCGCTCAGCGTGGTGGGCTTCGACGACTCGCCGGAGTCCGACTCGTTCTGGCCGCCGCTGACGACCGTGCACCAGTCCTTCGACGAGGTCGGCCGGCGCGCGGTCGCGACCCTGCTGGCGCAGATCGACGGCGAGGTCGTCGCCGCCGTGACGGACCTGGTTCCCGTGCGGCTCGTCGAGCGCGCGAGCACGGCGGCGCCGGCGCGCTGAGCGCGCGCGGCGCGGCGCGGCGCGGTCGCACGGTGCGCGGTTGGTCCTTCGTGCGAGCCTGACCGCCCGGTGCGAGGTTGTAGCGCCGCACCACCCGTGCAACCTCGCACGGGCCGCGAACCGCGCACGGTGCGGACGGGAGGCTCGTGGCGGCCCGGCACCGGGCCTCCCGTCCGCAGCGTGCGCCGTCGCGCCCGCCTGCCGGCCCGGGAAGCAGGAACGCGCGTAATGGGTCGGGGATCCCGACCCACCACGCGCGTCCCGACCTACTAACCGATCGACAGCGCCGTCCACGAGACGGGCGGCAGCTCGATCGTGACGGTGTCGCCCTCGCGGCGAGCCGTCTCGTTCGTGCGCAGCCCCACGCGCGCCGTGTTCGCGAGGTCGTTGACCGCGTGCAGGTCGTCGTCCCAGACGCCCTCGGCGTGCAGGTCGCCCGTGACGTCGAGCCCGGACAGGTCGATCGTGACCGTCGTGCTCTCGGACGGGTGGCGGTTCACCAGGAACACCGCGGCCTTGCCGTCCTCGATCGTGGCGGCGGAGTCGACCACGGGGACCTGCCCGTACGTGCCGCCGTCGACCGTGTCACCCGATGCGATGACCTGCAGCGAGGTGCCGTGCGCCAGGCGCGAGGTCAGCGAGAACGGGAAGAACGTGGTCTGGCGCCAGGCCTCGCCACCGGGCTCGGTCATGATCGGGCCGATCACGTTGACGAGCTGTGCGATCGACGCCGAGGCAACGCGGTCGGCGTGGCGGAGCAGCGAGATGAGCAGGCCGCCGACGACGACGGCGTCCGCCACGGTGTAGATGTCCTCGAGCAGACGCGGGGCCACGGGCCACTCGTCGATCGTGAACTCCTTCTGCATCTCGTTCCACTTCGAGATCGACCAGACGTTCCACTCGTCGAACGAGATGTCGATGCGCTTGTCCGACTTCTTGTGCGCCTGCACGTGGTCGGCCGCGGTCGTCACGGTGTCGATGAAGCGGTCCATGTTGACGCCGGACGCCAGGAAGGTCGCGAGGTCGTCGCCCTCTTCGTAGTAGGCGTGCGCCGAGATGTAGTCGACGTCGTCGTAGGCGTGCTCGAGGACCGTGCGCTCCCACTCACCGAAGGTCGGCATCGAGGCACCGGACGAACCGCAGATCACGAGCTCGAGGTCGGGCTGGATCTGGCGCATGCCCTTGGCGGTCATCGCCGCGAGCTTGCCGTAGTCGTCGGCGTTCTTGTGGCCGAGCTGCCAGGGGCCGTCCATCTCGTTGCCCAGGCACCACATCGTGACGCCGAACGGTGCCTCGCGGCCGTTGCGCTTGCGCTCCTCGGAGCGGGCGGTGCCGCCGGGGATGTTCGCGTACTCGAGCAGCTCGATGGCCGCCTCGGTCCCGCGGGTGCCGAGGTTGACGGCGAGCATCAGCTCGGAGTCGACGGAGTCGAGCCACTGCTGGAACTCGTGCAGGCCGACCTCGTTGGTCTCGGTGGAGTGCCAGGCCAGGTCGAGGCGCTTCGGACGCTCGTCGACCGGGCCGACGCCGTCCTCCCACTTGTAGCCGGACACGAAGTTGCCGCCGGGGTAGCGGATCGTGGTGACGCCGAGCTCCTTGACGAGCTCGATGACGTCCTTGCGGAAGCCGTGCTCGTCGGCCGTCTCGTGCGACGGCTCGTGGATGCCGTCGTAGACGTGACGGCCGAGGTGCTCGACGAACCCGCCGAAGAGACGACGGCGCACCGGCCCCACGGTGAAGGCGGCGTCGAGGACGAGGTGTGTGCGGGGCATGGATCTCCTTTGATCAGGCTGTTCGTCGTGCAGGGGTCGTGCGTTCGGTGGCACCCCGTCACGAAAAGTGAGCGCTCACCTGTCCGTAACGCTACCGGTATCCACAGCGCGACGAAAGGGCTGGCGCACCGTGGACACGCGGGCTAATGTGAGCGCTCACGGGACACTGACCCAGGTGTCCTCGCCCGGCCCATCCCGATGGAGTGATGCCATGCCGATCCGACCCGTCCCACCCGTCACGCCGATGCGCGGCGCGGGCTTCTCCCGAAGGAGCCTGCTCGCCGCCGGCGCCGCGGCTGCCACGGTCCTGCCGCTCGCCGCGTGCTCCAGCCCCCTCTCCGCCGGTCTCGCCGGCAGTGCCCTGAACCCCGAGACCCTGGTCTTCTGGAACCTGTTCGGCGGCGGTGACGGTCTGCGCATGCAGGAGATGGAGCGCGGCTACGCCAAGCAGCACGGCGGCTCCAGCTCGCTGCAGGCCACCACGTTCGCGTGGGGCAACCCGTACTACTCCAAGGTCACGCTGGCCACCGTCGGCAACAAGCCGCCGGACGTCGCGATCTCCCACCTCACCCGCGCGAAGCCGCTGTGGGACGGGGACCTGCTCGACCCGATCACGTCCGACGACCTGGCCGGGGTCGGCCTCAGCGCGAGCGACTTCAACCAGAAGGCGTGGACGGCGCAGAAGACCGACGGCAAGAACATCTGCATCCCGCTCGACACCCACCCCTTCGTGCTCTTCTACAACGTCGACGTCTGCCAGAAGGCCGGACTGCTCGACGGCGACGGCAAGCTCAAGGACCTCACCGGCGTGGATGCCTTCGAGAGCGCGCTGGCCGCGGTCTCCAAGGTCACCGGTGGCACCGCCCTGAACGTCGCGAACGTCAGCGAGGTCGCGACCCCGTGGCGCTTCTTCTGGACGATGTACAACCAGATCAACGGTGCGACGCCGTTCATCAGCGACGGCGGCGCGAAGCTCACCGTCAACGAGGACGCGTACACGAAGGTCACCGAGATGACCCAGAAGTGGGTCAAGAGCGGCTGGCTCAACAAGGGCCTCGACTACGCCACGGCGCAGACGCTGATGTTCACCGGCAAGGCCGGGTTCTTCATGCAGGGCGAGTGGGAGATCAGCACCGCGCAGTCCATCAAGGGACTGAAGTTCGGCATGGCGCCGATCCCGCAGCTGTTCGACAAGCCCGCCACCCAGGCCGACTCGCACACCTTCATCCTGCCGCGTAAGGACCGCACGCCGGAGCAGAAGAAGGCGGCGATGCTCTTCATCAAGCAGATGCTCGAGCAGAGCCTCACCTGGGCCCAGGGTGGTCACGTGCCGGCCTACCTGCCGACGTACGACAGCTCCGCGTACAAGAACCTGACCCCGCAGTCGAACTACGCGTCGGCCGCCGAGTCGGCCGTGTTCGACGACGCCGCCTGGTACGGCGGGTCGGGTTCGACGTTCGAGAACACCGTCGGCGCCCAGCTCGCGCTCGTCCAGCAGGGCAGCAGCTCCCCCGCCGCCGCCATGGGTGCGATCAAGTCCCAGCTGTCCACCTACCTCAACACGCCGAGCCCGCTGTGATCAGCCCGACGACCACCACGAACGCCGTGAACACCCTGCGAAAGGCACGATGACGTGACCACAGCACCTGTCCTCGACCGGCCCACGGACGCCGCGTCCGCGCCCCGGAAGCTGCGCACCTACCGCACCAGTCTCACCCGCGGCCAGGGCCGCAGCGGGTGGCTCTTCCTGGCTCCCTTCGGCCTGTTCTACATCGCCTTCCTGCTCGGACCGACGGTGTGGATGCTCGTCACGAGCTTCTTCAACACCTCGACGGTCCGCACCGGGCTCGGCAGCTTCGCCGGGTTCTCGAACTACGCGGAGATGCTCGGCCGCGACGACTTCTGGTCGTCGCTCTGGCACACCCTGCAGTTCACGCTCTACACGACGCCGCCGCTGGTCATCCTGGCGTTCGTGTTCGCCGTGCTGACGAACCGCATGAACAAGGGCCAGTGGTTCTTCCGCCTGGCGTTCTTCCTGCCGTTCATCCTGCCCTCGGCGACGATCTCGCTGATCTGGGTGTTCATCTTCACGCCGAGCACCGGCCTGTTCGCGAGCATCCAGTCGCTGCTCGGCATGACCCCCGGCGCCGGCGTCCTCGCCAGCCCGAACACGGCCATGATCGGTGTGGCCCTGGCGACCGTGTGGTGGACGCTCGGCTTCAACTTCGTGCTCTACCTGGCTGGCCTGCAGGAGATCCCGCGCGAGCTGTACGAAGCAGCCGCGGTCGACGGTGCGTCGAACTGGCAGCAGATCAAGTCGATCACGCTGCCGCTGCTCGGCCGGACGACGACCCTCGTCATCCTGCTGCAGATCATCGCCAGCCTGAAGATCTTCGACCAGGTCTACCTGATGACGAACGGCGGCCCGGGCATCTCGACCCAGGTCTCGCTGCAGCTCATCACGGGCGTCGGCTTCACCGACAACCGGCTCGGTGCGGCATCGGCCGCATCGGTGCTCCTGTTCATCGTGATCGTCGCGATCGCGGTCATCCGGCAGCTCGTCGAGCGCGCTGCCGCCAAGCGAGAGATCGGTGCCTGACATGACCGCCACCGAGAGCATCACGACCGAGCGCCCGAAGTACCGCTCCGGCGTCTCGTCGGCCGCACCGACCAGCGCCGCCAAGATCGGTGTCAGCGGCCGCGGGTTCACGATCGCGTCGGGCATCATCCTGACGGTGTTCGCGATCATCTGGCTCATCCCGAGCCTGTTCGCGCTGAAGACGTCGCTGTCCGACAACGGCGTCGCGGCCCTCGGCGCGAACTCGATCCTGTCGAACTGGAACCCGACGCTGCACTCGTACGCGTCGCTGTTCCAGGCCGGCGACATCTGGAACTGGTACCTGGCCAGCGGCATCACGAGCGTCATCACGGCGCTGCTGACGGTGCTGTTCGCCTCGATGGCGGCGTTCGCACTGAGCCGGCTGGTGTTCCGCGGCCGCAACGTCGCGTTCCTGCTGATCATCCTCGGCATCATGATCCCGACGCAGGTCCTGATCATCCCGATCTTCCAGGAGCTCAACTCCGTCGGCCTGCTGAACACCTACTGGTCGGTCATCTTCCCGCAGGTGCCGGCCGTGATCGCGGTGTTCATCTTCAAGCAGTTCTTCGACGGGATCCCCCGCGAGCTCGAGGAGGCCGCACGCATCGACGGCGCGGGCATCTGGAAGGTCTACTGGTCGGTGATCCTGCCGCTGTCGCGTCCGGTCATCGCCGCGGTGACGATCCTGACGTTCGTCGGCGTCTGGAACAACCTGCTCCTGCCGCTGTTCGTCCTGTCGAACCCGGATCTCATGACCATCCCGGTCGGTCTGGCGACGGTCCAGGGCAGCTTCGGCCAGCGCTACGCCGACATCCAGGCCGGTGCGCTGCTCGCGGCGCTGCCGCTGATCATCCTCTACCTGATCTTCCAGCGGCAGATCGTGGAGGGCGTGACGGGTTCCGGCCTCAAGGGCTGACGCCAGCGGAACGCGCGCAGACGGGAGGCCCGGTGCCAGCTGGCACCGGGCCTCCCGTCCGTTCGTGTGTCCGGCCGCGGGCACGTCACGCGTGGACGCGCGTGCGCTCCTGCTTCCAGAACCCGCTGAAGGTGATGCGGGACTTCGGCAGCCCCGACCGGTGCAGGTGGCGCCGGCCCTCGGTGGCCAGGGTCGACTCCCCCACGACGAACGCGTAGCCGCGGTCGTCCGACGGGGTGTGGCGGCGGAGTTCCTCGAGGGCGGCGGCACCCGGGGTCGCGTGCGGGTCCTGGCGGACGAGCCAGGTCACCGAGACACCGTCGGGGGCGTCGAGCTCCCGCATGTCGGCGGCCGCCGGGACCTCGATGATGATCCGTCCGACGGCGTCCCTCGGCAGCGACGCCGCGATGCCGACGACGCCGGGCAGTCCGGTCTCCTCGGCGACGACGAGCACCTCGGTGGCGTCGTCCGGGCAGTCGAAGATGCAGCCCTGGTCGAGGAAGGCGAGCTCGTCGCCCGGCTGTGCTGCGCAGGCCCAGAGCGCCGCGCGGCCCTCGGGCGTGCCGTCGACGTCGGTGTGCACGACGAAGTCGATGTCCAGTTCGGCCGGCGACGTCTCGGTCCCGGGGCGGAAGGCGGCGACGCTGTAGTTCGCGCAGTGCGGGCGGACGTCCTCGGGGATGGCCAGGAACGGCGGCCACCACTTCGCGCCGTCGAGCTCCGGCAGCCGGAAGGCGTCCTGGTGCGGGAGCGGCATGAACAGGCGGAACCAGTGGTCGAAGCCGAGGTACCCGAACTCGTGCAGGTCGTCACCGGTGACGGTGACGCGGTGCATCGACGGCGTCGCACGCTCGGTCCGGAGGACGCGCGCCCGGAAGAGCCGGGGGTTCGTGGGCATGAGCCGCGGGGTCTTCGCCATGAGGCAAGGCTAACCTAAGATGATTCGCGTGCCAGTCTCCGTTCCCGTCCCCACGGACACCCGCCCGCTGACCGCCGGCACGTCGGTCCGCGCGACCGGGGTGCACCGTGCGACGCTCCGCCGGCGGTCACTGCTCGTCGTCGTCATGGTCGTGGCGCTCGCCGTCACGAGCGTGCTGAGCATGCTGCTCGGCAGCAACCACATCGGCGTCGACCGGGTCGTGGCCGGGCTGCTGCACACCGGCACGAGCACCGACGACGCCATCGTGTGGGGCTCCCGGATCCCCCGCACGCTCATCGGGGCGACCGTCGGCGCAGCGCTCGGCATCGCGGGGCTGCTCATGCAAGGACACACGCGCAACCCGCTCGCCGACCCCGGCCTGTTCGGGGTGTCGGCAGGTGCGGGGCTCGCCGTGGTGGTCGGCGTCTACGTCTTCGGCATCACGAACACGGGCGTGACGGTGTGGTTCGCCCTGGCCGGCGCGGTCGTCGCCAGCGTCGTCGTGTTCTCGGTCACGATCGCGGGCAGCGGGACGGCGAGCCCCGTACCGCTCGCGCTCGCCGGAGCCGCGGTGTCAGCACTGCTGGGCGCCGTCACGTCGTTCATCGTCCTGACCGACCGGGACTCGCTCGACGCGTACCGCCTGTGGGTGGTCGGGTCCCTGTCCGGACGGCAGCTCGACGTGCTCGGTGCGACGTGGCCGTTCCTGGTCGTGGGACTCGTGCTCGCGGTCGCCAACGTCCGCGCGCTCGACGCCCTCGGGCTGGGCGCCGACCTGGCGCGGGGCCTCGGGGAGAACGTGCTCGTCGCGCGGCTGGTCGGCCTGGGCGGCATCACCCTGCTGGCCGCCGGAGCGACGGCGGCGGCGGGTCCGATCGGCTTCGTCGGTCTGACCGTCCCGCACGTGGCACGAGCCCTCGTCGGGACGGGCCACCGATGGGCGCTGCCGGCGTCCGCGCTGCTCGGGGCCGCGCTGGTGCTGCTCGCGGACGTGGTCGGCCGGCTCATCGGCGGGTTCGCCGAGGTCGAGGTCGGGATCGTGCTCGCCGTGATCGGCGGCCCGGTGTTCGTCGCCGTCGCCCGCCGTCGATCGCTGGTGTCGCTGTGAGCGGGCGGGTGCTCGCGGACGCCGACGTCGTCGCACCGCACGCCGGTCCGCGCCGGGGCGTCCGCATCGGACCGATCGGACTCGCCTGGCGCCCACGGGTGTTCGGCGTGACGGTCGGCGCGGTCGTGGTGGCCGTGCTGCTCGTGGTGCTCGGCGTCGCGATCGGCTCGACGTGGATCGCGCCGGGTGTGGTCATCCGGTCGCTGGTCGGGCTCGAGAGCGGCCCGGACGCCTTCATCGTCACCGCACTCCGACTGCCCCGGGTGCTCACCGGGGCGCTCGTCGGGCTGACGCTCGCCGTTGCCGGGGCGCTGACACAGACCTTCACGCGGAACCCGCTCGGCACGCCCGACATCATCGGGGTCACCTCGGGCGCCAGCGTCGGCGCGGTGGCCGCCGTGGTGCTCGGGGGCGGCAGCTCCGCCATCAGCACGCTCGTGCTCGGCGGCGGCATCCCGGTCGCGGCCACGATCGGCGCACTGGTCGCCGCCGTCACCGTCTACGGGCTCGGCTGGCGCGGCGGCGTGCAGAGCTACCGGCTCGTGCTGGTCGGGATCGGGGTGAGCGCCACGCTCGACGCGGTCACCAGCTACCTGCTCGTCCGTGCCCAGATCACCCAGGCCACCGCGGCGTCGCAGTGGCTCGTCGGCAGCCTGTCGAGCACGTCGTGGTCGAGCGTCTGGCCGCTGCTCGCCGTGGCCGTGGTGGCGGTGCCCATCGCCCTGGCGACGAGCGCGGCGCTCGGCATCGGTCAGCTCGGGGACGAGGTCGCGGTCGGCGTCGGGCTCGGCATCCAGCGACACCGGCTGCTCGTGATCGCCCTGGCCGTCGTGCTCACCGCCGCCGCCGTGGCCGCCGCGGGCCCGGTCGGCTTCGTGGCCTTCGTCGTGCCGCAGATCGCCCTCCGACTGGCGGGGACCAACCGTCCGCCACTGCTGCTGTCCGCGGCGCTCGGGGCGGTCCTCGTCCTCGGCGCCGACCTGCTCGCCCGCTCGGCGTTCCCGTGGCAGGTGCCGGTCGGCATCGTCACGACCGTCATCGGCGCCCCGTACCTGATCTGGCTGCTCGTCCGCCACCGCAAGGAGATGTCCCGATGACCCCGTCCGTGCTCGAGGCCCGCGGGCTCTCCGTCGGCTACGACCGCCACCCCGTGCTGCAGGACCTCGACCTGTCGATCGAGCGCGGCACCGTGACCACGTTCCTCGGGGCGAACGGCTGCGGCAAGTCCACGCTGCTCAAGGCCTTCGGTCGGGTGCTCAAGCCGATCGCGGGCGAGGTCCTGCTGGACGGCGTCCCGATCCGCTCGGAGCCGAACCGTGCCGTCGCGCGGAAGCTCGCGATCCTGCCCCAGTCCCCCGTCGCCCCGGCCGGCACCACCGTGCTCGACCTGGTCATGCGCGGCCGGAACCCGCACCAGTCCTGGGCGAAGCCGTGGACCGCCGAGGACGCCGCCGTCGCCGAGGACGCCATCGCCGCCACGGGGCTGACGGCGGTGGCCCACCGCGACGTCGCGAGCCTGTCCGGTGGCCAGCGGCAGCGTGCGTGGATCGCCCTCGTGCTCGCGCAGCACGCCGACACCCTGCTGCTCGACGAGCCCACGACCTACCTCGACCTGGCCCACCAGCTGGAGGTCCTGCGGCTCGTCCGGCGGATCAACCGCGACCAGGGCGCGACGGTCGTCATGGTGCTCCACGACCTGACGCTCGCCGCCCGGTACTCGGACCGCCTGGTCGTGCTGCACGACGGCGGTGTCGTCGCCGACGGCACGCCGCACGAGGTGCTGACGCCCGCCGTCCTGGCCGCGGCGTTCGGACTCCACGCCCGTGTCGTCCCGGACCCGGTGACCGGGGCGCCGATGGTCGTGCCCGAGGCCGACGAACACGACCTGGACCACGTCACGGGGCTCGCCGACTCGACTTACTTAGGTTAGGCTCTCCTAATGTGAAGCTCCGATCGATTCTCCTGACCGCAGTGGCCGCATCGGCCCTCCTCCTGGCCGGCTGCTCGAGCACCGGGACGACCGGATCGTCCGCGGGCAGCGGTTCCTCCGCCGCCGCTGGCGGTGCCTGGTCGTACGAGGACGCCACGGGCACCACCGTCAAGGTCGACCACACGCCGAAGCGGGTCGTCGTCCTCAACGACATCGCGATCTCGTTCGTGCAGTACGGTCTGCGCCCGGTCGGTACCTTCGGGCAGCTGACGATGGCTTCCGACGCGCGCTTCAAGGGCCTCGACACCGACGGCATCACCCAGCTCGGCAAGGCGTACGGCGACATCGACCTCGAGCAGCTCGCGGCGCTCAAGCCCGACCTCGTGGTCACCTCCGTGTACCCGACGGACGAACAGGGCACGCTCGACCCGAAGGCGCCGGGCTACGGCTTCAAGGACAAGGCGCAGGAGAAGCAGATCGCGGCCATCGCCCCGATCGTCCAGGTCAAGTGGGGCGGCAAGGGCCTCGACGTGATCAAGGACATCAGCGGGCTCGCCGAGTCGCTCGGGGCGAAGGAGTCGACGGTCGCCGCTGCCGAGAAGCGCTTCGACACCGCGAAGGACGAACTCACCGCGGCGACGAAGCGACAGGACCTGCGGGTCGTCTCGATGTACGCCGACGGCGACGGCGCCTACGTCACCCGCCCCGCCGACGAGCCGACGCTGCAGATGTACCGCGACTTCGGTGTCGACCTCGTGACGCCGAAGCCGAAGGGCTTCTACTGGGGGATCTACAGCTGGGAGAACGCGGGTCAGATCAGCGGCGACGTGCTGCTGCTGTCGCAGCAGGGCTACCAGGTCGCCGACCTCGAGAAGCAGCCGACGTTCGCCGACAACACGGCACTGCAGGCCGGCCAGGTCCACAGCTGGACGTTCCCGGCGCTCGACTACGCCTCGCAGGCGCAGTACATGACGCAGCTGGCGGGCTGGCTCGACGACAGCAAGAAGCTGTCCTAGACCCACGCCGATCCGGACGGGAGGCCCGGTGCCAGCTGGCACCGGGCCTCCCGTCCGTCGCGTGGTCAGTCCTTCGGCAGCAGCGGAGCCCAGAACGCATCGGGGCCGTCGGCGACGACGGCCTCCGGGTCGAAGCGGAAGCCGTACTCGCCGACGAACTCGGCCGCGCCGGCGACCTCGTCCTGTTCGTCGTCGCGGTCGGGCTCGAACAGGTACACGCCGTGCCCCATCGGGACACCGCTGTCACTGATGACGGTCAGGTCCCAACGCCCCTCTTCGGCGCGCTCGATCCGGACGACGGCAGCCTGTGCGGCGGTGAAGTCAGCCATGTCGCGGAGCGTACGCCGCGGTCCTCCGGGTCAGCGCAGCGCTCCGACCGCGGCCTTCGTCGCGGCGGCGACCAGGGCGTCGTCGGTCGTGGCGTCCGGCTGGTCCCGGCTCGTCATGACCACGACCACGACCGGAGCACGACCGGCCGGGTAGACCACCGCGATGTCGTTCCGGACGCCGTACTCCCCCGTGCCCGTCTTGTCGGCGACCGGCCACGTCGGATCGACGCCCGCGCGGACCGTTGCCGCACCCGTGGTGTTGTCGAGCATGGTGTCGCGCAGGAACGTCCGGTCCGTCGTGTCGAGGGTCGTCCCGAGCAGCACCTTCCGCAGGTCGGTGACGAACTGCGCCGGGGTGGTGGTGTCGCGCGGGTCGCCCGGCGTCGCCTCGTTGAGCTCGGGTTCGAGGCGGTCGACGTTCGTCGTGTGGTCGCCGATCCCGCGCAGGTACCGCTCGACGGCGTCCGGGCCGCCGACCCGCTCGACGAGCAGGTTCGCCGCGGTGTTGTCGCTGAAGCGCAGGGTCGCGTCGACGAGCTCCCGCACGGTCATCCCGGAGTCGACGAACCGGCTCGTGACCGGGGCGTAGGACAGCAGGTCGCCTCGGTCGTAGTGCACGACGGTGTCGAGGTCGGCGTCCGATGAGCCCGCCAGGACCGCCGCGACGATGAACACCTTGTTCGTCGACGCGAACGCG
This genomic interval carries:
- a CDS encoding siderophore-interacting protein, with amino-acid sequence MAKTPRLMPTNPRLFRARVLRTERATPSMHRVTVTGDDLHEFGYLGFDHWFRLFMPLPHQDAFRLPELDGAKWWPPFLAIPEDVRPHCANYSVAAFRPGTETSPAELDIDFVVHTDVDGTPEGRAALWACAAQPGDELAFLDQGCIFDCPDDATEVLVVAEETGLPGVVGIAASLPRDAVGRIIIEVPAAADMRELDAPDGVSVTWLVRQDPHATPGAAALEELRRHTPSDDRGYAFVVGESTLATEGRRHLHRSGLPKSRITFSGFWKQERTRVHA
- a CDS encoding ABC transporter ATP-binding protein: MTPSVLEARGLSVGYDRHPVLQDLDLSIERGTVTTFLGANGCGKSTLLKAFGRVLKPIAGEVLLDGVPIRSEPNRAVARKLAILPQSPVAPAGTTVLDLVMRGRNPHQSWAKPWTAEDAAVAEDAIAATGLTAVAHRDVASLSGGQRQRAWIALVLAQHADTLLLDEPTTYLDLAHQLEVLRLVRRINRDQGATVVMVLHDLTLAARYSDRLVVLHDGGVVADGTPHEVLTPAVLAAAFGLHARVVPDPVTGAPMVVPEADEHDLDHVTGLADSTYLG
- a CDS encoding iron ABC transporter permease; amino-acid sequence: MPVSVPVPTDTRPLTAGTSVRATGVHRATLRRRSLLVVVMVVALAVTSVLSMLLGSNHIGVDRVVAGLLHTGTSTDDAIVWGSRIPRTLIGATVGAALGIAGLLMQGHTRNPLADPGLFGVSAGAGLAVVVGVYVFGITNTGVTVWFALAGAVVASVVVFSVTIAGSGTASPVPLALAGAAVSALLGAVTSFIVLTDRDSLDAYRLWVVGSLSGRQLDVLGATWPFLVVGLVLAVANVRALDALGLGADLARGLGENVLVARLVGLGGITLLAAGATAAAGPIGFVGLTVPHVARALVGTGHRWALPASALLGAALVLLADVVGRLIGGFAEVEVGIVLAVIGGPVFVAVARRRSLVSL
- a CDS encoding ABC transporter substrate-binding protein, with protein sequence MKLRSILLTAVAASALLLAGCSSTGTTGSSAGSGSSAAAGGAWSYEDATGTTVKVDHTPKRVVVLNDIAISFVQYGLRPVGTFGQLTMASDARFKGLDTDGITQLGKAYGDIDLEQLAALKPDLVVTSVYPTDEQGTLDPKAPGYGFKDKAQEKQIAAIAPIVQVKWGGKGLDVIKDISGLAESLGAKESTVAAAEKRFDTAKDELTAATKRQDLRVVSMYADGDGAYVTRPADEPTLQMYRDFGVDLVTPKPKGFYWGIYSWENAGQISGDVLLLSQQGYQVADLEKQPTFADNTALQAGQVHSWTFPALDYASQAQYMTQLAGWLDDSKKLS
- a CDS encoding iron ABC transporter permease, encoding MSGRVLADADVVAPHAGPRRGVRIGPIGLAWRPRVFGVTVGAVVVAVLLVVLGVAIGSTWIAPGVVIRSLVGLESGPDAFIVTALRLPRVLTGALVGLTLAVAGALTQTFTRNPLGTPDIIGVTSGASVGAVAAVVLGGGSSAISTLVLGGGIPVAATIGALVAAVTVYGLGWRGGVQSYRLVLVGIGVSATLDAVTSYLLVRAQITQATAASQWLVGSLSSTSWSSVWPLLAVAVVAVPIALATSAALGIGQLGDEVAVGVGLGIQRHRLLVIALAVVLTAAAVAAAGPVGFVAFVVPQIALRLAGTNRPPLLLSAALGAVLVLGADLLARSAFPWQVPVGIVTTVIGAPYLIWLLVRHRKEMSR
- the bla gene encoding class A beta-lactamase, whose protein sequence is MRATTIVSSSAIGLAVVLAAAGCSGGATPAASTATSTGAAAAAATTDTGTSQRSVDAAFRQLERQHDARLGVMALDTGSGQRVAYRSGERFAFASTNKVFIVAAVLAGSSDADLDTVVHYDRGDLLSYAPVTSRFVDSGMTVRELVDATLRFSDNTAANLLVERVGGPDAVERYLRGIGDHTTNVDRLEPELNEATPGDPRDTTTPAQFVTDLRKVLLGTTLDTTDRTFLRDTMLDNTTGAATVRAGVDPTWPVADKTGTGEYGVRNDIAVVYPAGRAPVVVVVMTSRDQPDATTDDALVAAATKAAVGALR